Genomic window (Roseivirga sp. 4D4):
CAGTCATATTCAGAACGGGCCCTCCAACTGAAAGAACCACCTAAGTTTCTGCTGATTCTTCTATGCCCAAGCGTCACGTTCCATTTAAAAGGTGCTGTATTGAAACCAGGAACAATAGGGTCATTCGCATCTTGAATGATGTTTGCGAATGTGGCATTCACACCGAAATTGATACCAGAGAGACCAGTAATATCATATAGCAACTCGACACCTTGTGTGATGATGTTACCTTCGGCATTGTCAGTAACGAATACTAAGTCACTGGTAGCCGGATTATTAGCCTGGTCAATTGCGCGCTGCAGATCTATACTAGGGCTTGTCCTTGTTCTAACCAGCCGCCTGTTACCGATGAAGTTCTGATAATAATTACGGTAAACTGTTACTTCAAAAATTCTTCTTTCTTGAACAAGGCTGCGGTAACCAAACTCAATGGTAGTAATTCTTTCAGGTTCAAGGCCATCAAAGTCTTCTGCAGCGACAATATTGTCACGTATGATATCGAAAAACTGCCCTTGAGCTTGTACATAGCGTTCTCCATTTACATTTACAGCCTCAAATACGCGATCATTGTAGTCGAGCAATGCACTTTGTAGAAAAGCGTTTCCTACTAAGTCGTAGTTGTCTGTTACTTCACTAAGCCCACCTATAAGTTGAACATCTCCTAGATTCTGGTTTTGAAATTGCTCCAAGACGTTAGGAAATCTAAAACCTCTACTGAAAGAAGCTCTGAAGTAGTGATTATTCTTATAATTCCTAACAACAGAAATCCGTTGGTTCAGTTTTGGATCAAAATTTTCGTTCCGATCATACCGCAATGAAACGGTTAAATTCGTGCGGTCGTCCAGGGCTTTTTGGCCTTCTACATAAACTCCATATTCATAATTGGTTACATCATTTGCCGCTGAGTCGACAAAGACGGTACCGCTCGACTCTGGATCATAAAACCTATAACTACCACCTAAAAAGAGGTCATCGAAGAATTCTTGATCCTCTTTGAAACTATACCGAACATCAAGGTGACTCAAACTTGACTGATCCTTAATGGCTATTCCATCTGATGGAGTGCTATTATTTAACAGTTGGGTTCGAGCCAGATTATACTCTTCCGATTCTGGGTCCAATCTTCCAGAAAATAGGCCTGACGTGGGACCCTCTGCTCTTTCTCGAGCAAATTCTATCCCCGGTACACCTCCCAAAGTATTTTCATAAAAATTTCTAAACTGTTGAAACCATAGTGCATCAGGTTTACCGGCTTGTACCAACTCTTCGCCAAGTGCTCCTGCATTGTACGTATTACCTGAATTTTGTTTGGTAGTGTAAGCTCGTAATAAGAACTTGGGACTTTTAAATTCAGCTTTGAACTGGGAGATTTCAAAGTCCCTTAAGGCAATTCTGTCAACCCCAGTAATCATTGCATCAGCCAGGCCATATTGTGCAGTCAAGTTGAACTCAGACTCTTCATTCAACCTATAGCTCAAAGCTGCATTGAACTTATAATTTCGGGCATCATAGTTGACAATGTTTTCTTCTCTATATCCAGTTCGGGTCAAATAGAAAACAGTGTCTGGTGCATCAGGCAATAAGTTATTCTTTTGGAGTAACATCACGGTTGGTCGATCATCACCATAAACATTGATACCGTCAACACCTTGGGTCTTATCTGAATGCACCTGCTCAAAACGGAAGCCTGCACCTTTATTGTCATAATTACGAGCCCTAAAGTCCACACCCTCAAAGACAGTTCCGCTGACCTTAAAAGCAATCTTATCATCAAACGCGACAGCATATCTTGCTGAAAACTCTGTGGTGTTGTTTCCGAGGTTTATAAAATCTCTGTTCGTCTCTTCGATTGCCGCTGTGGCAAGTTTTGCTGAAAAGCTGAAACCTTGAAAATCAAAAGCACTCTTAGTTTGCATGTCCAGTATACCATTAAAGGCACTTGGACCATAGAAGGAGGTAGATGGACCAGGGATTACTTTTACAGATTGTATATCTAAGGAGCTAGGACCTACAATATTCCCCAATGAGAA
Coding sequences:
- a CDS encoding TonB-dependent receptor domain-containing protein — encoded protein: MLKLLYVKVSMTVLLLLSTLLAPTNVVAQSVSGKVINARTKEPIPLVSITIPAMSAMAFKTGGSANEKGEFTIDIDADLPVELEFSHVGYLRKKVMITELRNDLVIELVEDFTQLDDFTVTSEKVTVEELRAPIDIQKIDLRTLQYTPSFNFYDAISNLKGVDFATQSTIIQNVNTRGFNSNSNPRFRQFIDGIDTQAPGLSFSLGNIVGPSSLDIQSVKVIPGPSTSFYGPSAFNGILDMQTKSAFDFQGFSFSAKLATAAIEETNRDFINLGNNTTEFSARYAVAFDDKIAFKVSGTVFEGVDFRARNYDNKGAGFRFEQVHSDKTQGVDGINVYGDDRPTVMLLQKNNLLPDAPDTVFYLTRTGYREENIVNYDARNYKFNAALSYRLNEESEFNLTAQYGLADAMITGVDRIALRDFEISQFKAEFKSPKFLLRAYTTKQNSGNTYNAGALGEELVQAGKPDALWFQQFRNFYENTLGGVPGIEFARERAEGPTSGLFSGRLDPESEEYNLARTQLLNNSTPSDGIAIKDQSSLSHLDVRYSFKEDQEFFDDLFLGGSYRFYDPESSGTVFVDSAANDVTNYEYGVYVEGQKALDDRTNLTVSLRYDRNENFDPKLNQRISVVRNYKNNHYFRASFSRGFRFPNVLEQFQNQNLGDVQLIGGLSEVTDNYDLVGNAFLQSALLDYNDRVFEAVNVNGERYVQAQGQFFDIIRDNIVAAEDFDGLEPERITTIEFGYRSLVQERRIFEVTVYRNYYQNFIGNRRLVRTRTSPSIDLQRAIDQANNPATSDLVFVTDNAEGNIITQGVELLYDITGLSGINFGVNATFANIIQDANDPIVPGFNTAPFKWNVTLGHRRISRNLGGSFSWRARSEYDWQSPFADGPVRGFSTFDMQLTYRLPEISSQIRIGGNNVYNIRQFNTFGGPEINAFYYISFVYDPFQKN